In Deltaproteobacteria bacterium, one genomic interval encodes:
- a CDS encoding transposase, with protein sequence MARIARVVAPGYPHHITQRGNRRQATFFREEDYRLYKQLMAEWCSFHGIAVWAYCLMPNHVHLIV encoded by the coding sequence ATGGCAAGAATTGCGCGAGTGGTGGCCCCTGGATATCCCCATCACATAACACAACGAGGCAATAGGCGGCAGGCGACCTTTTTCCGTGAGGAGGACTATCGTCTATATAAGCAGCTTATGGCGGAATGGTGTTCTTTCCATGGGATTGCAGTATGGGCATACTGTCTCATGCCGAATCACGTTCACCTGATAGTG